In Rutidosis leptorrhynchoides isolate AG116_Rl617_1_P2 chromosome 2, CSIRO_AGI_Rlap_v1, whole genome shotgun sequence, one genomic interval encodes:
- the LOC139887901 gene encoding uncharacterized protein, which produces MVSNNPKIWSTKLDEALWAFRTAYKTPIGTTPFRLVYGKTCHISVEVEHKAFWEIKEINLDLERAKEKRVTQLHELEELRLEAYDNSLVYKEKTKRWHDAQLKGPKEFNPNDMVLVYNSRFKFSPGKLKSRWTGPYIVKKAYSTGYVELYGNGNTFKVNGHRLKVYRDDINAIELDDIKLYQK; this is translated from the coding sequence ATGGTTAGTAATAACCCTAAGATTTGGTCAACCAAACTAGATGAAGcattgtgggcatttagaaccgcttaCAAGACCCCCATAGGAACTACACCTTTTCGTCTAGTGTATGGGAAGACATGTCATATTTCggttgaagttgaacacaaagcattttgggaaaTTAAGGAGATAAACCTAGACCTAGAAAGAGCTAAGGAAAAACGGGTGACACAATTGCATGAATTAGAGGAGCTTAGGTTAGAGGCATATGACAACTCTTTAgtatacaaagagaaaactaagcgTTGGCATGATGCTCAACTAAAAGGTCCCAAAGAATTTAATCCCAACGATATGGTCTTAGTTTACAACTCCCGCTTTAAGTTTTCACCCGGTAAGTTGAAATCTAGATGGACGGGTCCATACATTGTTAAGAAAGCTTATTCTACGGGTTATGTGGAGTTATATGGGAATGGGAACACTTTCAAGGTTAATGGTCATAGATTGAAGGTTTATAGAGATGACATCAATGCTATTGAGCTTGATGACATCAAGCTCTACCAAAAATGA